A genomic region of Papaver somniferum cultivar HN1 chromosome 7, ASM357369v1, whole genome shotgun sequence contains the following coding sequences:
- the LOC113293950 gene encoding uncharacterized protein LOC113293950 encodes MAGTSSRSNNDGDTAMAICKSILGAFFGLCGLMLLSLVLRPSNPECYIEKLYIPPLDKASSSNDSQIINSTSIDFDLTFSNSDDVAKFFYVDTINMTFYYCGNNLSLAIANMSLPKFNLAHKGAAHRVETIEAFGVP; translated from the coding sequence ATGGCAGGTACTAGTAGTAGAAGCAACAATGATGGTGATACTGCAATGGCAATATGCAAATCTATTCTAGGTGCTTTCTTCGGTTTATGCGGCTTAATGCTCTTATCCTTAGTTCTTCGCCCGTCTAATCCTGAATGCTATATAGAGAAACTTTACATTCCTCCTCTCGACAAAGCCTCATCATCAAATGATTCCCAAATCATCAATTCCACATCCATAGATTTCGATCTTACATTTTCGAATTCTGATGATGTCGCCAAGTTTTTCTATGTTGATACCATTAACATGACGTTTTATTACTgcgggaataacctaagtttggCCATTGCAAATATGTCTCTACCTAAGTTTAATCTTGCACATAAAGGTGCTGCTCATCGTGTCGAGACAATTGAGGCTTTTGGGGTACCTTGA
- the LOC113294778 gene encoding methyltransferase-like protein 2 has translation MREVWNPSLVLHSQIIFNRSFSNLRTLSTIRSSPPPPPNQLKSSSTNTTTNKYWNRFYKIHNNKFFKDRHYLEKDWAHYFSSDNNTDSPISPSKVVLEVGCGAGNSLFPLISAFPNIFVHASDFSANAISLVKVHGDFKEERINAFVSDVTKDDLCEKISPNSVDIVTLIFALSAVSPDKMPLVLQNIKKVLKPNGYVLLRDYATGDFAQEQLTLRNQMISESFYVRGDGTCAYYFSEDFLSRLFEKDGFDPVEINVYCKQIENRSKNITMDRRWVRAVFCKQDPCKDLPLFMTEAR, from the exons ATGAGAGAAGTATGGAATCCTTCACTAGTTCTTCACTCACAGATAATCTTCAATCGCTCTTTCTCTAATCTTCGTACTCTCTCCACCATcagatcatcaccaccaccaccaccaaaccaGCTGAAATCCTcctccaccaacaccaccactaacAAGTATTGGAACAGATTCTATAAAATCCACAACAACAAG ttcTTCAAGGACCGGCATTACTTGGAGAAGGATTGGGCACATTACTTCTCATCTGATAATAACACTGATTCCCCAATTTCACCATCCAAAGTTGTGTTAGAG GTTGGTTGTGGAGCTGGGAATAGTTTGTTCCCATTGATATCAGCATTTCCTAAtatttttgttcatgctagtGATTTCTCAGCCAATGCTATTTCACTCGTTAAG GTACATGGAGATTTTAAAGAAGAGAGGATTAATGCATTTGTTAGTGATGTCACCAAGGACGACCTTTGTGAAAAAATTAGTCCTAATTCGGTTGATATCGTTACCTTG ATATTTGCATTGTCTGCAGTTTCTCCAGACAAAATGCCCTTGGTATTGCAGAACATAAAGAAAGTGCTTAAG CCAAATGGTTATGTTCTTCTGCGAGATTATGCCACTGGTGACTTTGCGCAG GAGCAGCTCACACTGAGAAACCAGATGATAAGTGAGAGTTTTTACGTCCGTGGAGATGGTACT TGTGCATACTATTTTTCTGAAGATTTCTTGTCGAGATTGTTTGAAAAAGATGGTTTTGATCCTGTTGAAATCAATGTATACTGCAAGCAAATAGAGAACCGCTCTAAGAATATCACCATGGATCG GCGTTGGGTACGTGCTGTATTCTGCAAACAAGATCCCTGTAAAGATCTTCCTTTGTTCATGACTGAAGCTAGATGA